In one Nicotiana sylvestris chromosome 8, ASM39365v2, whole genome shotgun sequence genomic region, the following are encoded:
- the LOC138874553 gene encoding putative Peroxidase 48 isoform X1, with product MLSKNLVSMAVLSFLVAFLVTTVMAQATMPESGALIAAPIRYNYYEEQCERDVEEIVWSTVHRIVAMQHNAPAQLLRLLFHDCFIGGCDASVLLADNSKNETIEREAIPNRTLKGFNFIDMIKDEIEEACPGVVSCSDILVLATRDGIVLAGGPYYPVLTGRRDSKESFFDEAMAEIPRPNGNISETLRLFSLRGFDERETVALLGGHNIGKIGCEFIRPRLSNFMGTGLPDPTIPSDFLEELKRKCPENNNTINNMFSERIARSLSESAMSYSQRLSAFSSVGASFDNHYYKTLMRERGLLFADQQLMANEKTAAVVIDYALDDGTMFRTEFAHAMAKLSDFGVLTGSQGEVRRSCSHLNSN from the exons ATGTTGAGCAAGAACTTGGTTTCCATGGCGGTTCTTTCCTTCTTGGTTGCGTTCCTAGTGACAACAGTGATGGCCCAGGCGACAATGCCAGAAAGTGGCGCTTTAATTGCCGCGCCAATCAGATATAATTATTATGAGGAACAATGCGAAAGGGATGTAGAGGAAATAGTGTGGTCTACTGTGCACAGAATAGTGGCAATGCAACACAATGCACCAGCACAACTCTTGCGCCTGCTCTTCCATGATTGTTTCATTGGG GGCTGCGACGCATCTGTTCTGCTTGCTGACAATAGTAAGAATGAGACTATTGAACGCGAGGCAATCCCAAATAGGACACTGAAAGGGTTCAATTTCATCGACATGATAAAAGACGAAATTGAGGAGGCATGTCCTGGGGTGGTCTCTTGTTCTGATATCCTTGTCCTTGCAACAAGAGATGGCATCGTTCTG GCTGGCGGACCATATTATCCTGTGTTAACAGGCAGAAGGGATAGTAAGGAGTCATTCTTTGATGAGGCCATGGCTGAAATTCCGCGACCAAATGGGAATATCAGCGAAACTCTTAGGTTGTTTTCCCTTAGAGGATTTGATGAGAGGGAAACAGTGGCACTCCTTG GGGGACATAATATTGGGAAGATTGGTTGTGAATTCATTAGGCCAAGGCTCAGTAATTTTATGGGGACAGGTTTGCCTGATCCAACAATTCCTTCTGACTTCCTTGAAGAGTTGAAGCGAAAGTGTCCAGAGAATAACAACACCATCAACAATATGTTCAGTGAACGTATAGCTAGGAGTCTGAGTGAGTCTGCTATGTCATACTCCCAGAGACTATCCGCATTTTCCTCAGTTGGAGCTTCATTTGATAATCACTACTACAAGACTTTGATGAGAGAAAGAGGGCTACTGTTTGCTGATCAACAGTTGATGGCGAATGAAAAGACTGCAGCAGTTGTGATTGATTATGCTTTGGATGATGGGACTATGTTCCGAACAGAGTTTGCTCATGCCATGGCTAAGTTGTCAGATTTTGGTGTTCTTACTGGATCCCAAGGAGAGGTTCGGCGTAGCTGCTCCCATCTGAATTCTAACTAG
- the LOC138874553 gene encoding putative Peroxidase 48 isoform X2: MLSKNLVSMAVLSFLVAFLVTTVMAQATMPESGALIAAPIRYNYYEEQCERDVEEIVWSTVHRIVAMQHNAPAQLLRLLFHDCFIGGCDASVLLADNSKNETIEREAIPNRTLKGFNFIDMIKDEIEEACPGVVSCSDILVLATRDGIVLAGGPYYPVLTGRRDSKESFFDEAMAEIPRPNGNISETLRLFSLRGFDERETVALLGGHNIGKIGCEFIRPRLSNFMGTGLPDPTIPSDFLEELKRKCPENNNTINNMFSERIARSLSESAMSYSQRLSAFSSVGASFDNHYYKTLMRERGLLFADQQLMANEKTAAVVIDYALDDGTMFRTEFAHAMAKLSDFGVLTGSQGEVRRSCSHLNSN; this comes from the exons ATGTTGAGCAAGAACTTGGTTTCCATGGCGGTTCTTTCCTTCTTGGTTGCGTTCCTAGTGACAACAGTGATGGCCCAGGCGACAATGCCAGAAAGTGGCGCTTTAATTGCCGCGCCAATCAGATATAATTATTATGAGGAACAATGCGAAAGGGATGTAGAGGAAATAGTGTGGTCTACTGTGCACAGAATAGTGGCAATGCAACACAATGCACCAGCACAACTCTTGCGCCTGCTCTTCCATGATTGTTTCATTGGG GGCTGCGACGCATCTGTTCTGCTTGCTGACAATAGTAAGAATGAGACTATTGAACGCGAGGCAATCCCAAATAGGACACTGAAAGGGTTCAATTTCATCGACATGATAAAAGACGAAATTGAGGAGGCATGTCCTGGGGTGGTCTCTTGTTCTGATATCCTTGTCCTTGCAACAAGAGATGGCATCGTTCTG GCTGGCGGACCATATTATCCTGTGTTAACAGGCAGAAGGGATAGTAAGGAGTCATTCTTTGATGAGGCCATGGCTGAAATTCCGCGACCAAATGGGAATATCAGCGAAACTCTTAGGTTGTTTTCCCTTAGAGGATTTGATGAGAGGGAAACAGTGGCACTCCTTG GGGGACATAATATTGGGAAGATTGGTTGTGAATTCATTAGGCCAAGGCTCAGTAATTTTATGGGGACAGGTTTGCCTGATCCAACAATTCCTTCTGACTTCCTTGAAGAGTTGAAGCGAAAGTGTCCAGAGAATAACAACACCATCAACAATATGTTCAGTGAACGTATAGCTAGGAGTCTGAGTGAGTCTGCTATGTCATACTCCCAGAGACTATCCGCATTTTCCTCAGTTGGAGCTTCATTTGATAATCACTACTACAAGACTTTGATGAGAGAAAGAGGGCTACTGTTTGCTGATCAACAGTTGATGGCGAATGAAAAGACTGCAGCAGTTGTGATTGATTATGCTTTGGATGATGGGACTATGTTCCGAACAGAGTTTGCTCATGCCATGGCTAAGTTGTCAGATTTTGGTGTTCTTACTGGATCCCAAGGAGAGGTTCGGCGTAGCTGCTCCCATCTGAATTCTAACTA a